One genomic window of Mycolicibacterium neoaurum includes the following:
- a CDS encoding MaoC family dehydratase produces MKTFGNLAEFENASGTELGPTEWLVVDQDRVNNFAQATDDHQWIHVDPERAASGPFGGTIAHGLLTLSLLPKFMHELYRVDNIAMAINYGFNKVRFITPVPVGAKVRASSVITEVDKLDGAVQATLVTTIEVDGAAKPAAVIESIVRYVG; encoded by the coding sequence ATGAAGACTTTTGGCAATCTGGCGGAGTTCGAAAACGCGTCGGGCACCGAATTGGGTCCCACCGAGTGGCTGGTCGTCGACCAGGATCGGGTGAACAACTTCGCCCAGGCGACCGATGATCACCAGTGGATCCACGTCGACCCGGAGCGGGCGGCCTCCGGCCCGTTCGGTGGCACCATCGCGCACGGGTTGCTGACCCTGTCGCTGCTGCCCAAGTTCATGCACGAGCTCTACCGGGTCGACAACATCGCGATGGCCATCAACTACGGCTTCAACAAGGTGCGGTTCATCACGCCGGTGCCGGTCGGCGCCAAGGTGCGGGCTTCTTCGGTGATCACGGAGGTGGACAAGCTCGACGGCGCGGTGCAGGCCACCCTGGTCACCACCATCGAGGTGGACGGAGCGGCCAAGCCGGCCGCGGTGATCGAATCGATCGTGCGCTATGTCGGTTGA
- a CDS encoding DUF7064 domain-containing protein — MKGASGANSAAAAEAMLTLDDDYTHAVTSDSDFNESMYFEFHDPESGIAGFLRLANRPNEGRGERTICLYLPDGRLAFGYARPQVTSNEAMNAGGLSVEVVTPLRDVRVRYDGDIRLVADPAAMSDPSAALNSSPQADCRITLQFLALAPAHEQTFEAQGQSFAPHHYEQLAVVTGEVVIGTQRWPVRGHGLRDHSWGPRSWQAPWFYRWLHGSADRFGFMAAYFGDTDGSSRVGGFVFDGAEVHSCDEVEITTQRDDNGFQERIQLTIAAGGRRWRFEGDALSSVPLRHRSADGEVSTRIVEAAIRWSVTDGDAPAAPIHGMAEYLDQIKAGQPVGIRV; from the coding sequence GTGAAGGGGGCGAGCGGCGCCAACTCGGCTGCCGCGGCCGAAGCCATGCTGACTCTGGACGACGACTACACCCACGCGGTCACTTCCGACTCGGATTTCAACGAGTCGATGTACTTCGAATTCCACGACCCCGAGTCCGGCATCGCCGGCTTCCTGCGGCTGGCCAACCGGCCCAACGAGGGCCGTGGCGAACGGACGATCTGCCTGTACCTGCCCGACGGTCGGCTCGCGTTCGGCTACGCGCGCCCGCAGGTCACCTCGAACGAGGCGATGAACGCCGGTGGGCTGTCCGTCGAGGTGGTCACACCATTGCGTGATGTCCGCGTGCGCTACGACGGTGACATCCGGCTGGTCGCGGATCCAGCAGCGATGAGCGACCCTTCGGCGGCATTGAACTCCAGCCCGCAGGCGGACTGTCGAATCACCCTGCAATTCCTGGCTCTGGCGCCGGCCCACGAGCAGACGTTCGAGGCGCAGGGGCAGTCGTTTGCTCCCCATCACTACGAACAGCTCGCCGTGGTCACCGGAGAGGTGGTGATCGGGACTCAGCGTTGGCCGGTCCGCGGGCACGGCCTGCGAGATCACTCCTGGGGACCGCGGTCTTGGCAGGCGCCATGGTTCTATCGCTGGCTGCACGGAAGTGCAGACCGATTCGGCTTCATGGCAGCATATTTCGGCGATACCGACGGGTCGTCACGAGTCGGCGGCTTCGTCTTCGACGGCGCCGAGGTGCACTCCTGCGATGAGGTGGAGATCACCACGCAGCGCGACGACAACGGCTTTCAGGAACGCATCCAGCTGACCATTGCCGCGGGTGGGCGGCGCTGGCGTTTCGAGGGCGACGCACTGTCCAGCGTGCCGTTGCGACATCGCAGCGCCGACGGCGAGGTCAGTACCCGCATCGTCGAGGCCGCCATCCGCTGGTCGGTCACCGATGGCGATGCGCCTGCCGCGCCCATCCACGGGATGGCCGAGTACCTCGATCAGATCAAAGCGGGTCAACCGGTGGGAATCCGGGTTTAG
- a CDS encoding MBL fold metallo-hydrolase, producing the protein MSDTAPAAAAAPPVIGVPLHITPTVVCIALPLPLPDLQVVNSYVVLGADGLTLVDPGWAYPPAEAALTEALLQLGYAVTDVRRIIVTHQHWDHYSLGVRWRNRYGMELLLGSGERHSLQAFARQPDSVHPAQVGMLARAGAPDLARRIAALTWEPHELGVAFDAPDRWLHDGEVLAHGDVTLVVRETPGHTRGHVVFEDAEQQLVFSGDHLLPRITPSIAFERDPEPLPLRSYLDSLTLMLNLPDARMLPAHGHTAGRTRPRAQELIDHHRQRLDRVSELVCAGYGTGLEVAEQMRWTRHGRRLVELDVVHQMTAVLEVAAHLDVLAVRDELNARDQDGVRFFSLP; encoded by the coding sequence ATGTCCGACACCGCACCAGCCGCCGCTGCGGCACCCCCGGTGATCGGGGTGCCGCTGCACATCACCCCGACCGTCGTCTGCATCGCATTACCGCTGCCCCTGCCCGACCTCCAGGTGGTCAACAGCTACGTCGTGCTCGGTGCTGACGGACTCACCCTCGTCGATCCCGGCTGGGCCTACCCACCGGCCGAGGCCGCGCTCACCGAGGCCCTGCTCCAGCTCGGATACGCCGTGACCGACGTCCGCCGGATCATCGTCACCCATCAGCACTGGGACCACTATTCGCTCGGGGTCCGCTGGCGTAACCGCTATGGCATGGAACTGCTGCTCGGCTCCGGTGAGCGGCACAGCCTGCAGGCCTTCGCACGGCAGCCCGACAGCGTGCACCCCGCCCAGGTCGGCATGCTTGCCAGGGCCGGGGCACCGGACCTGGCCCGCCGGATCGCCGCGCTCACGTGGGAGCCCCACGAGCTCGGCGTAGCCTTCGACGCGCCGGATCGCTGGCTGCACGACGGCGAAGTGCTGGCCCACGGCGACGTCACGCTGGTGGTCCGGGAAACTCCCGGGCACACGCGCGGGCATGTGGTGTTCGAGGATGCCGAACAACAACTCGTGTTCTCCGGCGATCACCTCCTGCCACGAATCACCCCCTCGATCGCTTTCGAGCGCGACCCCGAACCGTTGCCGTTGCGGTCCTACCTCGACTCGCTGACCCTGATGCTGAATCTGCCCGACGCGCGCATGCTGCCCGCCCACGGTCACACAGCCGGCCGGACCCGGCCGCGCGCTCAGGAGCTGATCGACCACCATCGGCAACGTCTGGACCGGGTATCCGAACTGGTCTGTGCGGGATACGGCACGGGCCTGGAGGTCGCCGAGCAGATGCGTTGGACCCGGCACGGACGGCGGCTGGTGGAGTTGGACGTCGTGCACCAAATGACCGCGGTGCTGGAGGTCGCGGCACACCTCGACGTACTGGCCGTCCGGGACGAGCTGAATGCGCGCGATCAGGACGGAGTTCGATTCTTCTCGCTGCCGTGA
- a CDS encoding class I adenylate-forming enzyme family protein — protein MSATVAVGRRRTALAERFPVWQPVTLAQWLDRCADRYPDRPFVLTDSVMLTYRDVAEQSRALAAGLMALGVGVGDRVGMVMANFPEFVTVKFAIARAGAVAVPFNYLYRQSELGFVLADSGCRVLVTMTQFGALDYQEMLDGIVPGWDETGFAAREDRPDTVPTLRQVVVLDTGGLVRPTAMTVADLAACARAAQSASTPEVAPGDPGDMLYTSGTTGSPKGVVVSHDAVLRTAYASALTRAYEDGRRILYSLPCYHMFGYVEGLLSAMFVGGAVILLPSFTAEGYFAGIERHRATDMLCVPTMAVAMVESPVRQRFDLSSLRALLCGSAPAPIWLWHQVRELFGIDEIVTGYGMTECGGAMTLTRPEDDLVLTSETVGRPKMAGAAGLSGSAELVVYRVVDPDTGRDVPAGVDGELLSAGPTVMLEYWNRPVETAATLRSGWLHSGDLGHIRPDGYLRVTGRSKELYKSGGELVMPKEIEDVLAAHPGISQAFAIGLTDDRWGEIGCAVVVTAPGHELTEQDVLQLCRTSLARFKVPKRVVFCSADELPTTPTGKIQKFRLVQEVMARIGAEDHGSEKNRTPS, from the coding sequence GTGAGCGCTACCGTCGCGGTGGGCCGGCGTCGCACCGCACTGGCCGAGCGGTTCCCGGTCTGGCAACCCGTGACGCTGGCCCAATGGCTGGATCGCTGCGCCGACCGGTATCCGGATCGGCCGTTCGTCCTCACCGATTCGGTCATGCTGACATATCGCGATGTCGCCGAACAGTCCCGTGCGCTGGCGGCGGGGCTGATGGCCCTCGGTGTGGGCGTCGGCGATCGGGTCGGGATGGTGATGGCCAACTTCCCGGAATTCGTCACGGTGAAGTTCGCGATCGCCCGAGCCGGCGCCGTCGCGGTGCCGTTCAACTATCTCTACCGGCAATCCGAACTCGGTTTCGTCCTTGCCGATTCCGGCTGTCGGGTGCTGGTCACCATGACGCAGTTCGGTGCCCTGGACTACCAGGAGATGCTCGACGGCATCGTCCCGGGATGGGATGAGACCGGCTTCGCCGCGCGCGAAGACCGCCCCGACACGGTACCGACGCTGCGCCAGGTGGTCGTGCTCGACACCGGTGGTCTCGTTCGTCCGACGGCGATGACGGTCGCGGATCTGGCCGCATGTGCCCGGGCGGCGCAGTCGGCGTCGACGCCGGAGGTGGCACCTGGCGATCCCGGCGACATGCTCTACACATCGGGCACGACGGGGTCACCCAAGGGAGTGGTGGTTTCCCATGACGCCGTCCTGCGCACCGCGTACGCGTCGGCATTGACCCGCGCCTATGAGGACGGACGTCGGATTCTCTACTCGCTGCCCTGCTATCACATGTTCGGTTACGTCGAGGGCCTGTTGTCGGCCATGTTCGTCGGCGGGGCGGTCATCCTGCTGCCGTCGTTCACCGCCGAAGGCTACTTCGCCGGGATCGAGCGGCACCGGGCCACCGACATGCTGTGCGTTCCCACCATGGCGGTGGCGATGGTGGAAAGCCCTGTGCGCCAACGCTTCGACCTGTCGTCGCTGCGCGCACTACTGTGCGGATCCGCTCCGGCACCGATCTGGCTGTGGCACCAGGTCCGCGAACTGTTCGGTATCGACGAGATCGTCACCGGCTACGGGATGACCGAATGCGGCGGCGCCATGACGCTCACCCGGCCCGAGGACGATCTCGTGCTGACCTCGGAGACCGTCGGCAGGCCGAAGATGGCCGGAGCCGCTGGGCTTTCCGGGTCAGCCGAACTGGTCGTGTACCGGGTGGTCGACCCGGATACCGGGCGCGATGTGCCGGCCGGCGTCGACGGAGAGCTGCTCTCGGCGGGGCCGACGGTGATGCTCGAGTACTGGAATCGCCCGGTGGAGACCGCCGCGACACTGCGTTCGGGGTGGCTGCATTCCGGCGATCTCGGCCATATCCGTCCCGACGGCTACCTGCGGGTCACCGGTCGTAGTAAGGAGCTGTACAAGAGCGGTGGCGAATTGGTGATGCCCAAAGAGATCGAGGACGTGCTGGCGGCTCATCCCGGAATCAGCCAGGCCTTCGCCATCGGTCTCACCGATGACCGATGGGGTGAGATCGGTTGCGCCGTCGTCGTCACCGCACCCGGTCACGAGCTCACCGAGCAGGATGTCCTCCAGCTGTGCCGGACCTCGCTGGCGCGCTTCAAGGTGCCCAAGCGCGTCGTGTTCTGTTCCGCCGACGAGCTACCGACGACGCCGACAGGCAAGATTCAGAAGTTCCGCCTTGTGCAAGAGGTCATGGCGCGCATCGGCGCCGAAGATCACGGCAGCGAGAAGAATCGAACTCCGTCCTGA
- a CDS encoding class I adenylate-forming enzyme family protein encodes MAEPSDVIAGPLSGRSPAFRAGDRDAPLVDLTVGELLTVRAGEYPLTEALVGTRHGRDDTVRLSYGDMLREARQVAAALRVLVDPGDYVALWAPNTVEWTIVQYGAALADVILVAVNPVLRDGDLDYALRHSRARVLIHADRSRDYDMAAVAQRVCADIPGIRRISLSQWVQWLPTAPVGELVVSTARADSAVMLQYTSGTTGRPKGVLLTHRALVNVARLTMQACGVEAGSVCFNPLPLFHTAGCVIATLGPAWLGGTAVLCERFDPADALAALARENVTVLFYVPAVLHALLAAQRASSAPAPALRVIMGGAAAVSGELIDGAAAVFGAEVYNLYGQTELAPVLSLTRPGDTREDKLTTVGRQLPHVDCKVIDPDTGATLNTGEVGEICARGYQQFIEYLHDPAATARALDPDGFVRTGDLGSIDDRGYLRVTGRLKELIIRGGENISPAEVETVIAEHDDVLDVVAVALPDERLGEVVAVACRIDTAEPEGLREALIAHARARMPAYKIPARWFVTSEFPITPTGKVQRFALREAMLADELAEL; translated from the coding sequence ATGGCCGAGCCATCCGATGTCATCGCCGGCCCCCTGAGCGGTCGGTCACCGGCCTTTCGGGCCGGTGACCGTGACGCTCCGTTGGTCGACCTGACGGTGGGTGAGTTGTTGACCGTGCGCGCCGGTGAGTACCCCCTCACCGAGGCGCTGGTGGGCACTCGGCACGGCCGCGATGACACGGTCCGGCTCAGCTATGGCGATATGCTGCGAGAGGCGCGCCAGGTGGCGGCGGCGCTACGCGTGCTCGTCGACCCGGGTGATTACGTCGCGCTCTGGGCGCCGAACACTGTGGAATGGACCATTGTTCAGTACGGTGCCGCGCTCGCCGACGTGATCCTGGTGGCGGTCAACCCGGTACTGCGTGATGGTGATCTGGACTATGCGTTGCGGCACAGTCGTGCGCGGGTGCTGATCCATGCCGACCGCAGCCGGGACTACGACATGGCCGCGGTGGCACAGCGTGTGTGCGCCGACATCCCGGGGATCCGCCGTATCTCGCTGTCGCAATGGGTGCAGTGGTTGCCAACGGCACCGGTTGGTGAACTGGTGGTCAGTACAGCTCGCGCGGACTCCGCGGTGATGCTGCAGTACACATCGGGAACCACCGGTCGTCCCAAAGGGGTGCTGCTGACCCACCGGGCACTGGTCAACGTCGCCCGGTTGACCATGCAGGCGTGCGGTGTCGAGGCGGGTTCGGTGTGTTTCAACCCGTTACCGCTGTTCCATACGGCGGGGTGTGTGATCGCCACCCTGGGGCCGGCCTGGCTGGGCGGCACCGCGGTGCTGTGCGAACGGTTCGACCCGGCCGACGCGCTGGCAGCGTTGGCCCGCGAGAACGTCACGGTGCTCTTCTACGTGCCGGCGGTGCTGCATGCACTGCTGGCCGCGCAGCGCGCGAGCAGCGCACCGGCACCGGCGCTTCGGGTCATCATGGGGGGAGCGGCGGCGGTATCCGGCGAGCTGATCGACGGTGCCGCCGCGGTGTTCGGTGCCGAGGTCTACAACCTCTACGGTCAGACCGAACTCGCCCCGGTGCTGTCACTGACACGTCCGGGAGACACCCGCGAGGACAAGTTGACCACTGTGGGTCGGCAACTGCCGCATGTGGACTGCAAGGTGATCGATCCTGACACCGGTGCCACGCTGAACACCGGCGAGGTCGGCGAGATCTGCGCGCGCGGTTACCAGCAGTTCATCGAGTACCTGCACGACCCGGCGGCGACGGCGCGCGCACTGGACCCGGATGGGTTCGTGCGCACCGGAGATCTGGGCTCAATCGACGACCGCGGCTACCTACGGGTCACGGGCCGGCTCAAGGAACTGATCATTCGCGGTGGCGAGAACATTTCACCCGCTGAGGTCGAAACGGTCATCGCCGAGCACGACGATGTACTCGATGTCGTGGCGGTGGCGCTTCCCGACGAACGGCTCGGTGAGGTCGTGGCGGTGGCCTGCCGCATCGACACCGCCGAGCCCGAAGGTCTGCGCGAGGCGCTGATTGCGCACGCACGGGCGCGGATGCCCGCTTACAAGATTCCCGCCCGCTGGTTCGTGACCAGCGAGTTTCCCATCACGCCGACGGGCAAGGTGCAGCGTTTCGCGCTGCGTGAGGCCATGCTGGCCGATGAACTGGCCGAGCTGTGA